The sequence GTAGACGCCCAGGCCCAGGAAGTGCCAGACGGCAGCGGACAGCGCCACGTGCACGCCCAGCGCGAGCCCGGAGGACCAGTAGCGCTTCGGGTTCTTCACGAACGGCTGGAGGCACAGGCTGTAGAGGAACGCGGTGAAGTAGCCGAGCATCAGCGTCACCGGGTGGCGCTCCACCACGTAGCCCAGGCGCTGCGCGCCCGTGGCCTTGCGCCACTGCTCCGTGGTCCAGGTGACGAACGTGCCCGCCGAGTCCGCGGCGATGCGCGCGGTGTTGGCGTGGTGGTGGTTGTGCGTGTCGTTCCAGATGCGCGCGGGCGTGAGCGTGAGCAGCCCCTGCACCTGGAAGAGCGCCTTCGCCCACCGGGACTTCGGCAGGAGCGCTCCGTGCATGGCGTCGTGGAAGAGGATGAAGCAGCGGATCAGCACCAGCGCTTCAATGAAGCCGCCCACGATGCGCAGGGGCCACCACGGCGCGGCCACCGCCAGCGCGACCGCGCCCGCGAGCGCGGCGTAGGTGGAGACGAGCGCCCCGACGGAGCGCGCGGTGTCCTGGGCCGCGAAGGGACGCGTGCGGGCGATGAGGTCCTTGCTCGACAACGACGCGGTTCGTTCCATGGCGCCGTTGTCCCATCCCCATGTCACGGCCGGGTCAGCGGTTCCCACGACACGCGGCGTGGGCCTTCCGCGTCATCCATGACGCGGAAGGCCGTGTCTTCAGCGCTTCTTGCGCCAGGCGCGGAGCTCCGCCTTCTTGTGCTTGCCGACCTCGTCCAGGCGCTCCTGCCACTGCTCCCGGTAGGGGCGCAGGGCCTCCGCCACGGCGCGGGCCACCACGAGGTTGCGGTACCACTTGGCGTCCGAGGGCACCAGGTGCCAGGGCGCCTGCTCGGTGGACGTCTGCGCGAAGACGTCTTCGTAGGCCTGCGTGTAGTCCGCCCAGTGCTTGCGGTCCTCCCAGTCCCCCGCGGAGATCTTCCACGCCTTGCGCGGCTCCTTCTCGCGCGCCAGGAGCCGCCCCTCCTGCTCCTCGCGGCTGATGTGGAGGAAGAACTTGAGGACGACGGTGCCGTGCTCCGCGAGCAGGGTCTCGAAGTCGCGGATGTGCTGGTAGCGCGCCTTCCAGAGCGGCTTGGGGACCAGGTTGTTCACGCGCGCCACGAGCACGTCCTCGTAGTGCGAGCGATTGAAGATGGCGAACTCGCCCTTGCGCGGGGCCACGCGGTGCACGCGCCAGAGGAAGTCGTGCTCCTGCTCCTCGGTGCTGGGCACGCCGAAGGAGGTGACGCTCACGCCGCGCGGGTTGAGGCTGCCCACCACGTGCTTGATGGTGCCGTCCTTGCCGGCGGTGTCGCGCCCCTGCAGGACGATGAGGACGGAGTTCATCTTCGCGCCCCACAGCAGGTCCTGCAGGTCGAACAGCTCCTCGCCCAGCGCCTCGAACTCCGCCTTCGCCTCCTCGCGGTCCGCCTTCTTCGGCGGCGCCGCGGAGATGCGCTCGAGCTTCACCTTCGCGCCCTGCTTGTCATTGCGGATGATGTCCATGGTCCCCAGCGTGCCCGGAGCGGAGGCGGATTCACACCATTCCAGGTCCCGGCGTCACCGAAACGTCCGGGTCGAATCATTCAAGGGCGGTGACACGAAGCGGGGGGGCGCGGTGTTCCCTTGCCCATCGTAGGAAATGGGAGGGGAACACATGGCAGGGCATCGACTCATCGCGCGCACCGTGGGGGCCTTCGTGCTCGCCGGGCTCGTGGGCTGCACCGAGGGCGCATCACCCGTGGAGGCCACCGACCCGCTCGCGACGTCCCAGGCGGAGCTGGTGTCCCCGGGGCAGGCGGTGGCCGGCAGGAAGCACTTCCAGGAGGCCCTGCCCGGCTCCAACGGGCGCTCGTGCGCGACGTGCCACGTGCTCTCGGACAACACCGCGCTCACGCCCTCGCACGTGGAGGCACTCTGGGCCCGGAACCCCGCGGATCCGCTGTTCAACCGCATCGACGCGGATGACCCCGCCGCCCCCGTGCCCACCTACGAGCACCTGAAGAAGGGACTGGTGCGCGTGGTGCTCCCCCTCCCCGCGAACATGGACGTCATCGACGTGCAGGGGAACGTCATCACCTCACCGGACCGCAAGGTGGCCGTCTGGCGCGCCGTGCCGAGCATCGCCGACACCGGTTTCTCCGGCCCCTTCCAGGCCGACGGCCGCGAGACGGACCTCGTCACCCAGGCCCAGAGCGCCGTCACCAGCCACAGCGAGGGCGGGACCGTGCCGCGCCCCGTGCTCCAGCGCATCGCCGCGTTCGAGCGCAGCGTCTTCAGCTCCCCGCGCGCCCGCTTCGTGTCGGAGCTGCTGGAGCAGGGCTGGCCGCTGAGCGCCATCCCGGATCCGGACGCCCTGCTCCTGCTCGACGCCTCCGAGCGGCGCGGACGCGACGTCTACAACCTGGCCTGCGAGGCCTGCCACGGCGACCGCACCCGCAACCGCGTCGTGAACCGCGCCACGCACGACGCCCTCTTCTACGCCCTCAAGCCCGACGGCAACATCCAGTTCACCGTCACGCCCGGCGGCCGGCCCGAGCCCGTCCGCGTCCCCCGCCCCCACAGCGAGTTCCTCAACGCGGGCTACGCGTACATGACCTACCTGGGACAGCGCGGCGTCGTGCCCCTCTTCAACACGTCCGTGGACTTCCCCCAGTACCGCTTCCGCTTCTACACGGACGGCACGCGCCAGCACCGCGTCACCGACCTGCCCCCCATCCCCGTCACGGCGAGCGGCGACCCGGACGACATCAACCCCGCCCTGGATGAGAACGGCGCGCCCATCACCGGCCCCGCGCTGGCGGCCCAGTGGTACTCCACCGACCCCGGCCGCGCGTTGATCAGCGGCGACCCCGCGGAGTTCGAGGCCTTCGACGTGCCGTCACTGCGAGGCATTGCCCGCACCGCGCCCTACTTCCACGACAACAGCCACGCCACGCTCCTGGACACGGTGGACACCTACAGCCGCTTCATCCTCCCGGGCATCCCCACCGTGGGCCTGCCGCTGCACCCGCCCGAGTTCCCGGGCGGACCGCCGGAGTCCCTCACCCCGGCGCAGAAGCAGGACCTGCTGCGCTTCCTCCAGCGGCTGTGAGCGCCCTTCAGCGCCGCCACTCCAGCTCCGGCGCGGACACCCGGGGCGGAGGCGGCAGGAAGGTGTGCGCCAGCCCCCGCAGGCCCCGCGCGAAGAACTCCTCGCGCAGCCACTGACACACCGCCGCCGCCTCGCCCTCGTGGCCGGGCGCCAGGCTGAACGTCGCGGACCACTCGACGAAGGTCTGTCCGGTCGCCGTCACCGGCGTCACCCGCAGCTTCGCCAGGTGGTCGCGCACGGGCAGCGGCCCCTCCACCAGCGTGTACGCATAGCTGCGCGCGTGCGGGTCGTGCTCCAGCCTCGCCTCCAGGTACACCTCGCCGTCGCGCGTGGTGAGCCGGCGCAGGGGGCCGGGCCCGGTCTCGGGGCGCGTCACCCGCTCGCTGGAGACGACGCCCGGGTGCCAGCGCGGAAGGCTGTCAAAGCCTCCCACCCGGTCCCAGACCACGTCCGCGGGGGCCTGGATGAGCTGACTTGCATACGCTTCGGCCATCGATGCCTCACGTCGTTCTTGCATGGACATGGTTCAAGCGGCCGTGCGGCCCTGGAAGCCCTCGCAAAGCCATACAGTCAACGCACACCGCACCCCACCACCGCGTCGCATCGAACCCATGCCGTCCCCCCATGTCAGGCATTGAGGCGCTGGATGTGGAGCAGGGACGGCGGAGGCGAAATCGTCCAAAAGGGCTGTTGCCGGGCGGCCGCATCCCGGGCCAGGGCGCATGTGGCCTCGCGATCACCGTCCTACCTGGGGGGACTCGTACTCAAGGGCAATGCCCTGCGGAATGTGAAGCATTGCCGCGGCATGCGTGTTGAAAGCGCATTGCGCATACCCCGACCGAGGACATGCCTGATGACCTCCGCTTCCATCACCGAGTACGAAACGCGCCTCTACTGGCAGGGTGAGCGGGCCGCCGTGCTGACGAGCGACCATGCGCCCCCCGTGCCGATTGGCCGCCCGATGAATGACCTGGCTGGCGGCCCCGGAGATGGGCGCTGGGACCCGGAGGCGCTGCTGGTGGGCGCGGTGGAGGGGCGCACCCTGCACGCGTTCCTGGACGGGGCCCGGGAAGCAGGCGTGGGGGTGCTCTTCTACCAGAGCTGCGCGACGGCCCGGCTGGTGAGCGGGAGGCCGGATCAGGCCGCCCAGTTCACCGACCTCATCGTCCGGCCACACGTCGCCGTGGCCAGCGCGCGGGAGGCGGAGGCCGTGCGCCAGCTCTTCGCGCGGCTGCCGGCGCGCTGCTTCCCCAGCTCCATGCTCCAGCTCACCCCGCGCATCGAGCCCGTGGTGGAGGTCTGGGCCCACTCCCGCCGCCGGGACGCCGGGGCACCTGTCGAAAACCACGCACCCGCTGACGGCGACGAGGGCGTGGCGGTTCCCTGGGAGGACGGCGTGCGCAGTGTGAAGGTCCATGCCGACGAATCCACAGACGAACCCTCCCGCGAAGCCGGTGAAGGAGCCGGAGCCGAAGCCCACGCCTGAGATCGAACCGCCCCGGCCGTCCGTGCCGGAGAAGGATCCGCCGCCGGGCGAGCCCCAGCGCCGGGAACCGCCTCCGCCCTTGCAGGACCCCGAAATCAAGCCGGGCATCCAGGATCCACCCGCGCATGATCCGAACCGTCCGGGACCGCCGGACATCATCGCGGGGCCGGCTGTCTGAGATTGCTCCCGTCCGCGCGGCTCGGGGGTTTCCACAGGTTCCGCGCACCGGGCGTTCCATCGGGTTCACCGGCAGGGAGGGCTTCGGGGTCCTCCCTGGACCTTTGTTCAATGCCCGCGATGGCCGCGCCCGGCCGGCGATGCAAGCCGATGCGGGGAATCGTAGAGTGAGGCGCGCTCCCCGCGCGCCATGGCCTCGTCCTCTTCTCCTCCACTCCTGCGGATCATCGCCGCCGCCACGGCGTGCGCGGTGCTCATGGCGCTGGTGGGGGCGTGGAGCGGGAGCCTGGCACCGGGGCCTCGCGTCGCGGTGCTGGCGGCGGGCGCGTTCGTACTGGCGGCGGCAGGCGCATGGGCCGCCCTTCGAGCCCTGGCCCGGAACGAGCGCGAGTGCATCCGCTTGCGCGAACAGTCGGACGACGCGCGGGCGCTGCGCGACGCGGTCATGGACATCACGCCGGTGGGCTTCGCGTTCTACGACCGCGACCTGAAGTACGTGCACGTCAACGCCGCGCTGGCCGCGATGAACGGCCTGCCCGCGCAGGCGCACCTGGGCCGCCATGTCTCGGAGGTGCTGCCCGCGCTGGGCACCGTGCTGGCGCCCCGGCTCGCCCGCGCGCTGGAGTCGGACGCGTCCCTGCAGGATCTCAGCCTCCAGGTGGAGACGCCCGCGGCCCCCGGCGAGACGCGCTTCTGGTTTGGCAGCTACTCGCGCGTGCGCGGCGCGGGCGGCGCGGTGCTGGGCGTCATCGCGTCCCTGTCGGAGGTGACGGAGCGGATGCGCGCGGAGGCGTCCCTCCAGGAGCAGGACGGGCGCCTGGACGTGCTCACCCGGTCGCTGCCGGACTACCTGTGGGGTGGGAAGCTGCGGGACGGCGTATTGCGTGACTTCTACTGCACGCCCGTCATCGAGCGCACCACCGGCTACCCGCCCAGCGCCTTCACCGGCGGCGGTCCGGAGGGCACACCCTCGCCGCTGTGGGCGGAGATGATCCACCCCGAGGACCGCACGCGCTACCGCGAGTGCATCGAGTCCCTGGCCCTGGCCCCGAGCACGGAGGTGGAGATCGAGCACCGCATCATCTGCGCGGACGGGCGCGTGCGCTGGGTGCGCAGCCGCGCCGCGGCCTCCGGCCTGGACGACCGGGGCGGCGTGCACCTGGGCTGCGTCGTCACCGACATCACCGACCGGCGCCTCGCGGAGGACCTGCGTCAGCGATTGAACGACAGCTTCCGCCGCTCCGCGACGGAGTGGCGCCGCACCTTCGACGCGGTGTCCTCGCCGCTGCTGGTGCTGAGCGCGGACGGCATCATCCACCGGCTCAACGACGCCGCCCGCTTGCTCTTCCGGGAGGCGGACCCCTCCGGCCAGCCGCTGTCCTCGACCTCCGGGGCCCCGCCCTGGTCCAGCGCGGGGCCGCTGGTGGAGGAGTTGCGCGCGACGCACGGCAGCACCAGCCGCCAGGTGCAGGACGCGGAGTCCGGGCGCACCTGGGAGCTGGCGGCCGCCTGGGTGGATGAGCAGGCCAGCGAGGATCCGCGCATCATCCTGGTGGCCACGGAAGTGACGCGGCTCCTGGAGCTGCAGGCCCACGTGCGCCGCAGTGAAACGATGGCCGCCATGGGCGCCATCGTCGCGGGCGTGGCGCACGAGGTGCGCAACCCCCTCTTCTCCATCTCCGCCGTCGTGGACGCGGTGGAGGCCACCTACGGCGCGCAGCCGGAGCTGAAGCCCTATCTGGACGTGCTGCGCGGCGAGGTGCGCCGGCTCACGCACCTCACCCAGGAGCTGTTCGAGTACGGCCGTCCCACGCGCGGCGAGTGGACGGACGGCGCGGTGGGCCCGGTGGTCGCCGAGGCCCTGTCGGCCTGCCAGCTTCCCGGCGACAAGGCCTCCGTGACGCTCACGCGCGAGCTGTCGGACGCGCTGCCTCCGGTGCGCATGGACGCGCGCCGCCTGTTCCACGTCTTCCGCAACGTGGTGGAGAACGCCGTGCAGCACTCTCCCCAGGGCTCGACCGTGCACGTGACGGCGGAGGCCGTGGAGGAGGCGGGCCGCCCGTGGGTGCGTTGCACCGTCCACGACGGAGGGCCCGGCTTCAAGAGCGAGGACCTGCCCCACGTCTTCGAGCCCTTCTTCAGCAAGCGCCGCGGAGGCACCGGCCTGGGGCTGTCCATCGTCCAGCGCATCCTGGAGGAGCACCAGGGCCGCATCCGCCTGTCCAACCATCCCCAGGGAGGAGCCGAGGTGACCATCCTGCTGCCCGCCCTGTCCCCGGCTGTGATCGCCGGGCCCCATCCGAAGTCACAGGTATCATGACGCGCACCCGCATCCTGCTCGTGGACGACGAGCCCGGCGTCCGGCTGGGCATGAAGGGCTACCTCACACAGCACGGCTTCGACGTGGACGAAGCCACCAGCGTGGCGGAGGCCCAGGAGGGCTTCCGCACGCACCGGCCCGACGTGGCCGTCATCGACTACCGGCTGCCGGACGGCACCGCGCTGGAGCTGCTGCCCCGGCTCAAGGAGCTGGACGCGGCGGTGCCCCTGGTGGTGCTGACCGGGCACGGCTCCATCGAGCTGGCGGTGCAGGCGGTGAAGGAAGGCGCCGAGCAGTTCCTCACCAAGCCGCTGGAATTGGCGGTGCTCAAGGTGGTGCTGGAGCGGCTCGTGGCCCAGCGGCGCGAGCGGCAACGGCTGGCCGCGGATCGCTCGCGCACGGCGCGCACCCAGGTGGACCCCTTCCTGGGCAACAGCCCCGCCATCCGCGCGCTGCGCGACGAAGCGGAGCGCGTGCGGGACAGCGACAGCCCGGTGCTCGTCACCGGCGAGACGGGCAGCGGCAAGAGCGTGCTCGCGCGCTGGCTGCACGAAGGTGGGCCGCGCAAGGACGCCCCGTTCGTGGACCTCAACTGCGCCGCGCTGTCCAAGGACCTGCTGGACTCGGAGTTGTTCGGCCACGAGAAGGGCGCCTTCACCAGCGCGGTGGCCGCGAAGCAGGGCCTGCTGGAGGTGGCGGACCGGGGCACGCTGTTCCTGGATGAGATTGGCGACATGGACGTGGCCGTCCAGCCCAAGCTGCTCAAGGTGCTGGAGGAGAAGCGCTTCCGGCGCCTGGGCGACGTGAAGGACCGGCGCGTGGACGTGCGGCTCGTCGCCGCCACGCATCAGGACCTGCAGGTGGCCGCGCGGGAGAAGCGCTTCCGCAGCGACCTGTACTTCCGCATCAGCACGCTCATCCTCCACGTGCCGCCCCTGCGCGAGCGCGCGGAGGACGTGCCGGTGCTCGCGCGCCACTTCCTCGCGGAGATGGGCGCGCACCGGGGCCGGGGCCAGGTGGAGCTGGAGCCCGACGCGGAGCGGGCCCTGATGGCCTACGCCTGGCCGGGCAACATCCGCGAGCTGCGCAACGTGCTGGAGCGCGCGGTGCTGCTGTCCGGCACCGCCCGCCTGTCGCGCAGCGCCCTGCGCTTCGAGTCCCTCCTCCCCGCGGAGGAGCAGCCCCTGGGCGATGACCTGACGCTGGAGGAGCTGGAGCACCGGCACATCGAACGCGTGCTGGCGCGCGAGGGCGGCCACGTGGAGCGCGCGGCGGCGAAGCTGGGCATCTCCCGCAGCTCGCTCTACGCGAAGCTCAAGGGGTGGCAGCGGGGCTAGGATGCCGGCGCCATGCGCCTCCAGACCTTCGCCAGCGCCCTCGCCGCGACCCTGCTGCACTCCACCTCCGCCCTCGCCGCGCCGCCGCCTCTTCCGCAGCTGGAGGCCTATACCGTGGATGCGACCTGGCTCCAGCCCATGGAGCCTCTGCGCATCGCCGACCACACCTGGCAGATCGGCACCCAGGAGCTGACCGCCCTGCTGGTGGAGACCCAGGACGGCCTCGTGCTGCTCGATGGCGGCATGCCCCAGATGGCCGACCATCTGCTGTCCAACCTGAAGCGCCGTGGCTTCGCGCCGCAGGACCTGCGCCTGCTGCTGAGCAGCCACGCACACGCCGACCACGCCGGCCCCTTCGCCGCGCTGAAGCGCCGCACCGGCGCGCGGGTCGTGGCCAGCGCCATGTCCGCGGTGATGCTGGCGCGTGGGGGCAGCGACGACCTGCACTTCGGTGACGACATCACCTTCCCGCCCGTCGTGGTGGACCGCGTGGTCATGGACGGCGAGGTCGTCTCGCAAGGCGGCGTCGAGTTCACCGCGCACTTCATGCCAGGGCATACGCCGGGCAGCATCGGCTGGACGTGGAACGACACCCGGGACGGCAAGCCGGTACGCCTTGCCTACGCGGACAGCCTGACCGCGCCCGGCTATCAGCTGCTGGCCAACCCGCGTTATCCACGCATCGTCGAGGACTACCGGCGCAGCTTCGCCACCGTGCGCGCCCTGCCCTGCGACGTGCTGCTGACCCCGCATCCGGGCTCGAGTGGCTGGAACTACGCAGCCGGAGCGGCGGCCGGCGCCAAGGCGATGAGCTGCATGGCCTACGCGGATGCCTCCGAGCGCGACTTCAACGCGCAACTGGCCAAGCAGCGCCGCAAGGCCCGTTGACGACGGCAGCACCACAATCAGTCACCCAGGATTCAAAAGACAGACACACCACCCGGGGCATGATTGCGCGACAACCCTCACGGAGGATGCATGCGCACGTTCCTGATTGGCGGTTTGCTGGCGTTGGCGGTGGGCTGTGGCGGTCCCATGGAGCAGGAGGAGGCGCCGGACCTGGCCTCGCAGGAGGCGCCGCTCCCGGACTGCGCCAGCAGCGTGACCAGCGTCAGGACCTACTACAACGCCGCCCGCACGACGATCATCGGCGAGCGCGGATGCGACTGCGGGTACTGGCTCAGCTGAGGCCAGACATCGACCGCCTCCGACATCCACACCACCTGCGAGATCAACCGCTGAAGGTGGCCGTAATTCGACCCGGTGCCTTGGCTCCGGCGACGTTGTTGCCTGCCAAGCCACTGTGGCTTCTCAGACAATGACAGCCATCGACTCAACGAGAGCTACTCCTTGTTGGCTTCGGGAAACTCCACCGGAGCCATTCCAATGAAGCTTCGGCGTGGCCCGCACCCTGCTGATCGACACATCGAGGCCTGACCCATGCCTGTGTTTCATGGAGCCCGCCGGCTCGCACTTTGCCTGCTCACGTTCGTTCTCGCCTGCGGTTCCACTGAGCTGGATTCAACGCCTGGGGAGGATGACGACAGCGGTAAGGTCGCCGCGCGCACCCTCACACCGAACGGGGCGACGCTCCCGGTGGGCGAGACGCTGACCCTCGCCGCGCAGGCGCTCGATGACAGCGGCCACACGCTCAAGAACATCGAGGTCACTTGGTCCTCCTGCCTGCCAGAGCCAGCGACGCCTGCGGCCGACGAAATTGCGCGCCGACAAGGCCTACGCCTCCGGGAAAAATCGGAGTGGGCTTCGCCTGCGCAGCACTACCGCCCGCATCGCGCGCCCGGGTGTCGAGCCCAAGGAAAGGCTCGGACGCTACCGCTGGGTCGTTGAGCGCACGCTGGCTTGAAAGAATTTCTTGCGCCGTCTTTGCGTCCGCAACGAGCCCAGGGACGACGTCCATTTCGGATTCCTCCTCCTTGGCTGCTGCGCTATGCTTCTCCGCCGACTCTGTCCTGACATTTATTAGGCTTTACATTGCCCTACCAGCCAAGGTGCACTCAAATGAGACAACGCAACCTACCTGGAACTACATGCACAAGAACTCTCGCACTCGCGCTAGGACTGCTGACGGCTTCGCTCGCGGAGGCAGCGCCTAGCGCATTGAAGGAACGGGCTCCCGCGAGCAAGCTGCAGAGCGCCCTGGTTGGGGACGTGGTGGTGGAGCGGTTGGTGGTGAAGTTTCACGAGGGCACGCGGGTGCGACTGCGTGGTGGCCGTTTCGTAGTGCTCGCTGAGGAGCGCGAGTCTGTCGAGCGCGCGCGCATGGTGAGGCGGGGCTTGACGGACGTGAGGCTGGGGGCAGACCTGACTGCGGCGCTTGCTGTGCTGGAGCGTGTGCCCCGCATCGGCGCGCCGGGCCGGCTGTTCACGGATGCGGAGTCGGTGTTGAACGAGCGGAAGCGCACCGGCGAGGAGCGGGGTGGCCAGCAACTCGCAGACCTCAACCTATATTTCGAGGTGCCACTGCTTCCCGGCACATCCGCAGGCTCTGTTGCGCAGTTGGTGAAAGAACTCAATGCGATGGACAGCATTGAGGTGGCGTACGCCGAGCCTCGCCCGGTGCCTGCCATGGTGGACTTTGGGTTGAGCGACACCGTGCGGAGTCTGCTGACAGCAGCAGACCTCCCCCCAGTCACTCCCATGTACGAAAGTCTCCAGGGATACCTGAATGCTGCGCCCAGCGGTATTGACGCGCGGTACGCATGGACTGTGCCTGGTGGCAATGGTTCCGGCGTGCGCATTGTAGACGTCGAGAATGGATGGCGCACCACCCACGAGGACATGCCAAACCTCTTCACGCAGATTGGCACGCTGTACCCGGATAGCGCCCACGGCACCGCAGTACTGGGTGTAATCGTGGGCGTGGCCAATGGCTATGGAGTGACGGGCATCGCGCATGGTGCGACGGCGGGCGTGGCGTCGGCCTGGGGGCAGCACTCGGCGTCCTCCATTGCCAGCGCTGCGGCTGCGGTAGGACGTGGCGGCGTCGTCCTTATCGAACTGCAGTATCCGGGTCCGGTGATCCGCGCGACGTGTGGCTGCAACGGGTCCGATTGCAATTTCGTCCCACTAGAGTGGTTGCAATCCAATTACGATGCCATCGCCACAGCGACCGCCAACGGCGTCACGGTGGTGGAAGCCGCCGGCAACGGCGGTGTCAGCTTGGACGAGGCCGGATTTGGCAACGCATTCAACCGCAACGTGCGTGACTCGGGCGCAATCCTCGTGGGCGCCAGCACCGCCAACACGCGGGAACCCATGTGCTGGACCAATTACGGCAGTCGAGTGGACGTTCACGGATGGGGCCAGAATGTGACGACGCTGGGTGGTGATGGTCGCCTTTTCGACTACGGCTTCGTCTACGACGAGGACCAGCACTACACGTCCACTTTCAGCGGCACCTCAAGCGCGGCGCCCATCGTGACCGGCGCCGTTGCCAGCCTCCAAGGCATCTCGATCTCCAGTGGCCGTGGGTTCATCGAGCCGCGAACAATGCGGCGAATCCTCGCGGAGACCGGAACGCCACAGGCCGCATCAAGCAAGGCCATCGGCCCGCTCCCCGACCTTAGACAAGCCATCAACCGACTGCTCAACGGCAATTACAATTCAATCGCGTGCACCGGCCAGACGCCTCGAGGGGCGACGAACTGGCAACCCTATGACGCGGGCGGAGCGGGCACGATGTACCTGGATGTGAACACATCAGGTTGCGGCTTCTTGTCGACACCTCGCTACTTCGCGTCCATCGGCGGTGACTCCAACCACTGGTCGGTCAGCGGTGCTTCGGCCATCTACTTCCCCACGGCCACCG comes from Corallococcus macrosporus and encodes:
- a CDS encoding polyphosphate kinase 2 family protein, whose protein sequence is MDIIRNDKQGAKVKLERISAAPPKKADREEAKAEFEALGEELFDLQDLLWGAKMNSVLIVLQGRDTAGKDGTIKHVVGSLNPRGVSVTSFGVPSTEEQEHDFLWRVHRVAPRKGEFAIFNRSHYEDVLVARVNNLVPKPLWKARYQHIRDFETLLAEHGTVVLKFFLHISREEQEGRLLAREKEPRKAWKISAGDWEDRKHWADYTQAYEDVFAQTSTEQAPWHLVPSDAKWYRNLVVARAVAEALRPYREQWQERLDEVGKHKKAELRAWRKKR
- a CDS encoding PAS domain-containing sensor histidine kinase, translated to MASSSSPPLLRIIAAATACAVLMALVGAWSGSLAPGPRVAVLAAGAFVLAAAGAWAALRALARNERECIRLREQSDDARALRDAVMDITPVGFAFYDRDLKYVHVNAALAAMNGLPAQAHLGRHVSEVLPALGTVLAPRLARALESDASLQDLSLQVETPAAPGETRFWFGSYSRVRGAGGAVLGVIASLSEVTERMRAEASLQEQDGRLDVLTRSLPDYLWGGKLRDGVLRDFYCTPVIERTTGYPPSAFTGGGPEGTPSPLWAEMIHPEDRTRYRECIESLALAPSTEVEIEHRIICADGRVRWVRSRAAASGLDDRGGVHLGCVVTDITDRRLAEDLRQRLNDSFRRSATEWRRTFDAVSSPLLVLSADGIIHRLNDAARLLFREADPSGQPLSSTSGAPPWSSAGPLVEELRATHGSTSRQVQDAESGRTWELAAAWVDEQASEDPRIILVATEVTRLLELQAHVRRSETMAAMGAIVAGVAHEVRNPLFSISAVVDAVEATYGAQPELKPYLDVLRGEVRRLTHLTQELFEYGRPTRGEWTDGAVGPVVAEALSACQLPGDKASVTLTRELSDALPPVRMDARRLFHVFRNVVENAVQHSPQGSTVHVTAEAVEEAGRPWVRCTVHDGGPGFKSEDLPHVFEPFFSKRRGGTGLGLSIVQRILEEHQGRIRLSNHPQGGAEVTILLPALSPAVIAGPHPKSQVS
- a CDS encoding OsmC family protein, which produces MTSASITEYETRLYWQGERAAVLTSDHAPPVPIGRPMNDLAGGPGDGRWDPEALLVGAVEGRTLHAFLDGAREAGVGVLFYQSCATARLVSGRPDQAAQFTDLIVRPHVAVASAREAEAVRQLFARLPARCFPSSMLQLTPRIEPVVEVWAHSRRRDAGAPVENHAPADGDEGVAVPWEDGVRSVKVHADESTDEPSREAGEGAGAEAHA
- the bla gene encoding subclass B3 metallo-beta-lactamase gives rise to the protein MRLQTFASALAATLLHSTSALAAPPPLPQLEAYTVDATWLQPMEPLRIADHTWQIGTQELTALLVETQDGLVLLDGGMPQMADHLLSNLKRRGFAPQDLRLLLSSHAHADHAGPFAALKRRTGARVVASAMSAVMLARGGSDDLHFGDDITFPPVVVDRVVMDGEVVSQGGVEFTAHFMPGHTPGSIGWTWNDTRDGKPVRLAYADSLTAPGYQLLANPRYPRIVEDYRRSFATVRALPCDVLLTPHPGSSGWNYAAGAAAGAKAMSCMAYADASERDFNAQLAKQRRKAR
- a CDS encoding SRPBCC family protein, with translation MAEAYASQLIQAPADVVWDRVGGFDSLPRWHPGVVSSERVTRPETGPGPLRRLTTRDGEVYLEARLEHDPHARSYAYTLVEGPLPVRDHLAKLRVTPVTATGQTFVEWSATFSLAPGHEGEAAAVCQWLREEFFARGLRGLAHTFLPPPPRVSAPELEWRR
- a CDS encoding cytochrome c peroxidase, coding for MAGHRLIARTVGAFVLAGLVGCTEGASPVEATDPLATSQAELVSPGQAVAGRKHFQEALPGSNGRSCATCHVLSDNTALTPSHVEALWARNPADPLFNRIDADDPAAPVPTYEHLKKGLVRVVLPLPANMDVIDVQGNVITSPDRKVAVWRAVPSIADTGFSGPFQADGRETDLVTQAQSAVTSHSEGGTVPRPVLQRIAAFERSVFSSPRARFVSELLEQGWPLSAIPDPDALLLLDASERRGRDVYNLACEACHGDRTRNRVVNRATHDALFYALKPDGNIQFTVTPGGRPEPVRVPRPHSEFLNAGYAYMTYLGQRGVVPLFNTSVDFPQYRFRFYTDGTRQHRVTDLPPIPVTASGDPDDINPALDENGAPITGPALAAQWYSTDPGRALISGDPAEFEAFDVPSLRGIARTAPYFHDNSHATLLDTVDTYSRFILPGIPTVGLPLHPPEFPGGPPESLTPAQKQDLLRFLQRL
- a CDS encoding sigma-54-dependent transcriptional regulator, giving the protein MTRTRILLVDDEPGVRLGMKGYLTQHGFDVDEATSVAEAQEGFRTHRPDVAVIDYRLPDGTALELLPRLKELDAAVPLVVLTGHGSIELAVQAVKEGAEQFLTKPLELAVLKVVLERLVAQRRERQRLAADRSRTARTQVDPFLGNSPAIRALRDEAERVRDSDSPVLVTGETGSGKSVLARWLHEGGPRKDAPFVDLNCAALSKDLLDSELFGHEKGAFTSAVAAKQGLLEVADRGTLFLDEIGDMDVAVQPKLLKVLEEKRFRRLGDVKDRRVDVRLVAATHQDLQVAAREKRFRSDLYFRISTLILHVPPLRERAEDVPVLARHFLAEMGAHRGRGQVELEPDAERALMAYAWPGNIRELRNVLERAVLLSGTARLSRSALRFESLLPAEEQPLGDDLTLEELEHRHIERVLAREGGHVERAAAKLGISRSSLYAKLKGWQRG
- a CDS encoding fatty acid desaturase family protein translates to MERTASLSSKDLIARTRPFAAQDTARSVGALVSTYAALAGAVALAVAAPWWPLRIVGGFIEALVLIRCFILFHDAMHGALLPKSRWAKALFQVQGLLTLTPARIWNDTHNHHHANTARIAADSAGTFVTWTTEQWRKATGAQRLGYVVERHPVTLMLGYFTAFLYSLCLQPFVKNPKRYWSSGLALGVHVALSAAVWHFLGLGVYLCAFLGPLFVAYALGTYLFYAQHNFDDVAILPETSWNHADAALEASSYMRFGPVMEWFTGNIGYHHVHHLNPRIPFYRLPEAMAAIPELQGPHVTTLTLKDIVGCLRLNLWDPSLKRMVRYRDARLAPSA